From the Senegalimassilia faecalis genome, one window contains:
- a CDS encoding 4Fe-4S dicluster domain-containing protein, producing the protein MTHYAIATDLNRCVGCLACSVACKAMNNVPVGDYWNKTLRIGPNPKKDGCGTWPDIEMYFMTVQCQHCKDPECVKVCPTEASHIAADGTVQIDKSKCIGCQFCAMSCPYGVRYLNTEERVVEKCTLCEQKIAQGELPACVAQCGGRARFFGDLDKGIDSFEAPWVVDVTKGDPSYDKTLHNRITLKDCVPAYKESDVHHLPDVGNHPSFVYILRNRDWQGEE; encoded by the coding sequence ATGACTCATTATGCGATTGCGACGGATCTGAACCGTTGCGTGGGCTGCCTGGCGTGCAGCGTCGCTTGCAAGGCCATGAACAATGTGCCGGTGGGCGATTATTGGAACAAGACGTTGCGCATCGGCCCGAACCCGAAGAAGGACGGCTGCGGCACGTGGCCGGACATTGAGATGTACTTCATGACCGTGCAGTGCCAGCATTGCAAGGACCCGGAGTGCGTGAAGGTGTGCCCGACCGAGGCGTCGCACATTGCGGCCGACGGCACGGTGCAGATCGACAAGTCGAAGTGCATCGGCTGCCAGTTCTGCGCCATGAGCTGCCCGTATGGTGTGCGTTACCTGAACACCGAGGAGCGCGTGGTAGAGAAGTGCACGCTGTGCGAGCAGAAGATCGCCCAGGGCGAGCTGCCGGCGTGCGTCGCCCAGTGCGGCGGTCGTGCGCGCTTCTTCGGCGACCTTGACAAGGGCATCGATAGCTTCGAGGCGCCGTGGGTGGTTGACGTCACCAAGGGCGACCCGAGCTACGACAAGACGCTGCACAACCGCATCACGCTGAAGGACTGCGTGCCGGCGTACAAGGAATCCGACGTGCATCACCTGCCTGACGTGGGCAATCATCCGTCGTTCGTGTACATCCTGCGCAACCGCGATTGGCAAGGGGAGGAGTAA
- a CDS encoding dimethyl sulfoxide reductase anchor subunit family protein yields the protein MELQWPLILFTTLTAWACGVFGVQGVLALKGAGKKSQQLLAVVSCVLLAVGGICVFFHLQHWERIFNGFGHITSGITQELIAIVVFVVAAVAYFVMARKSADGGTLPKWMAVLAIAISVVLAAVCAHSYMMPARPAWNSVLEVLSIVGAACLLGPATVAVVLAAKGEDTQALGMPAIVGSVIGAVCTAAYAAYVQMSAGSFTEVGYYFDPTHPTKAMVDAGAAIGDQALLLWLGAVVVGAIVPLACCLLARKKGDAASWRLFGAVAVVAALAGAICLRVAFYGAGLSVFMFY from the coding sequence ATGGAACTGCAATGGCCTTTGATTCTGTTTACCACCCTTACCGCCTGGGCGTGCGGCGTGTTCGGCGTGCAGGGCGTGCTGGCGCTGAAGGGCGCTGGCAAGAAGTCGCAGCAGCTGCTGGCCGTGGTGTCGTGCGTGCTGCTTGCGGTTGGCGGCATCTGCGTGTTCTTCCACCTGCAGCACTGGGAGCGCATCTTCAACGGCTTCGGCCACATCACGTCCGGCATCACGCAGGAATTGATCGCGATCGTGGTGTTCGTGGTTGCCGCGGTGGCTTACTTCGTGATGGCGCGCAAGAGCGCCGACGGCGGCACGCTGCCGAAGTGGATGGCCGTGCTGGCGATCGCGATCTCGGTCGTGCTGGCCGCCGTGTGCGCGCACAGCTACATGATGCCGGCGCGCCCGGCGTGGAACTCCGTGCTGGAGGTGCTGTCCATCGTGGGCGCGGCCTGCCTGCTCGGCCCCGCGACGGTGGCCGTGGTGCTGGCCGCCAAGGGCGAGGACACGCAAGCGCTGGGTATGCCCGCAATCGTCGGTTCCGTCATCGGCGCCGTGTGCACGGCAGCCTACGCCGCCTACGTCCAGATGAGCGCGGGCTCGTTCACCGAGGTGGGCTACTACTTCGACCCCACGCACCCGACCAAGGCCATGGTGGACGCCGGCGCCGCCATCGGCGACCAGGCGCTGCTCCTGTGGCTCGGCGCGGTCGTGGTCGGCGCCATCGTGCCCCTGGCCTGCTGCCTGCTCGCCAGGAAGAAGGGCGACGCGGCAAGCTGGAGGCTCTTCGGCGCGGTTGCCGTGGTCGCCGCCCTGGCCGGCGCCATCTGCCTGCGCGTAGCTTTCTACGGCGCGGGCCTGAGCGTCTTCATGTTCTACTAG